One stretch of Campylobacter sp. CCS1377 DNA includes these proteins:
- a CDS encoding response regulator transcription factor, protein MVNILMIEDDLELAEIISEYLEQFDMKVDIAHEPYIGLSKLALKEYQLIILDLSLPGLDGLEVCEEIRKKYDTPIIISSARHDITDKVNALDLGADDYLPKPYNPKELQARIKSHLRRISNTKSTVAKATKDLVYDQFKHVITMKGQEINLTNAEFDILSYLIKKEGGVVSREELVYNCSSISEDSSNKSIDVIISRIRQKMGDDPKTPKYIHSIRGIGYKLVQ, encoded by the coding sequence ATGGTTAATATTTTAATGATAGAAGATGATTTAGAATTAGCAGAAATCATTAGTGAATATCTTGAACAATTTGATATGAAAGTAGATATCGCTCATGAGCCTTATATAGGGCTTTCAAAGCTTGCTTTAAAGGAGTATCAACTCATTATCTTAGATCTTTCTTTGCCCGGACTTGATGGGCTTGAAGTGTGTGAGGAAATTAGAAAAAAATACGATACGCCTATTATAATTTCTAGTGCTAGGCATGATATTACAGATAAGGTAAATGCTTTGGATCTGGGTGCTGATGATTATCTTCCTAAGCCTTATAATCCAAAAGAACTTCAAGCACGTATTAAGAGTCATTTAAGACGCATTTCAAATACCAAATCAACAGTAGCAAAAGCAACAAAAGACTTGGTTTATGATCAGTTTAAACATGTTATTACTATGAAGGGACAAGAGATCAATCTTACTAATGCTGAATTTGATATTTTGAGTTATTTGATTAAAAAAGAAGGTGGGGTTGTAAGTCGCGAGGAACTTGTGTATAATTGTTCATCTATTAGTGAAGATTCAAGCAATAAAAGCATTGATGTGATTATTAGCCGTATTAGACAAAAAATGGGCGACGATCCTAAAACTCCAAAGTATATACATTCGATTCGTGGTATAGGTTATAAACTTGTTCAATGA
- a CDS encoding ArsS family sensor histidine kinase, whose amino-acid sequence MNKSSIFYLITFIFIFASVSVILAFLWLIEYDQQNYTKELNTKYSLIANTRLLQFNGVISESEFQEQTKNYKMVLIEDPKEIRYVIFRGEVLDQAQTTTGLIKIITLDRQIFLSIIYEGKLYLYKDKDYQAYRYFIIKAIAVGIILMLIVLYIFIIRKLKPLKTLKKQIAKFAENKLDEISNVSSGNDEISQVADAFYKAIMQIKKLNQSRQFFIRNIMHELKTPITKGLITLEMLEDNKYKERLTNIFNRLEILINEFAAIEQITSGAAFINRKKYNILDIIDEAKEIAMSDDRNVQISVQESFYINVDFKLFTTAVKNMIDNGIKYSDNRMMQIYITKEHLCFKNKGNELGNSLEHYTQAFTQGMKQKDSFGLGLYIVNTILESHNLKFDYEYRDGYNFFYFKNLQNIILKD is encoded by the coding sequence ATGAATAAATCTTCTATTTTTTATCTCATTACTTTTATTTTTATTTTTGCTAGTGTCAGTGTGATACTAGCATTTTTATGGCTTATAGAGTATGATCAACAAAATTACACCAAAGAGCTAAATACTAAATATTCTTTGATTGCTAATACTAGATTATTACAGTTTAATGGGGTAATTAGCGAAAGTGAATTTCAAGAACAAACCAAAAATTATAAAATGGTTTTAATCGAAGATCCTAAGGAGATTAGATATGTGATTTTTCGCGGAGAGGTTTTAGATCAAGCACAAACTACTACAGGATTAATTAAAATCATTACTTTAGATAGGCAAATTTTTTTAAGTATCATTTATGAAGGCAAACTTTATCTTTACAAAGATAAAGATTATCAAGCGTATAGATATTTTATTATCAAAGCCATTGCGGTTGGGATTATCTTGATGCTTATTGTACTGTATATTTTTATCATTCGTAAATTAAAACCTTTGAAAACCCTTAAAAAACAAATTGCAAAATTTGCTGAAAATAAATTAGATGAAATCAGTAATGTAAGTTCAGGAAATGATGAAATTTCACAGGTTGCAGATGCTTTTTATAAAGCAATTATGCAGATTAAGAAACTTAATCAGTCGAGGCAATTTTTCATTCGCAATATTATGCACGAGCTTAAAACCCCTATTACCAAAGGGCTTATTACGCTTGAAATGCTTGAAGATAATAAATACAAAGAAAGATTAACTAATATCTTTAACCGACTTGAAATTTTAATCAATGAATTTGCTGCTATTGAGCAAATCACATCAGGCGCCGCTTTTATTAATCGTAAAAAATATAATATCCTTGATATTATTGATGAAGCTAAGGAAATTGCCATGAGTGATGATAGAAATGTGCAAATTTCGGTACAAGAAAGTTTTTATATCAATGTGGATTTTAAACTTTTTACTACAGCAGTAAAAAATATGATTGATAATGGAATTAAATATTCTGATAATAGAATGATGCAAATTTATATCACAAAAGAGCATTTGTGTTTTAAAAATAAAGGAAATGAGCTTGGCAATAGTTTAGAGCATTACACTCAAGCTTTTACTCAAGGTATGAAACAAAAAGATAGTTTTGGTTTGGGGCTTTATATTGTAAATACTATTTTGGAATCTCATAATTTAAAATTTGATTATGAATATAGAGATGGATATAATTTTTTCTATTTTAAAAATTTACAAAATATTATTTTGAAAGACTAG
- the purQ gene encoding phosphoribosylformylglycinamidine synthase subunit PurQ has protein sequence MKVAIIQFPGTNCELDTAYAFEKIGAKTQIVWHEETDFSADLIVLPGGFAYGDYLRCAAIAKFAPAMKTVLEHIQKGGYVLGICNGFQVLLEMKLLKGAMKHNNSLNFISKIQKLKVISNNNAFLKNFKSNEIIELPIAHGEGNYFIDNDGLKELYDKDMVILKYIENPNGSVDDIAGICDENKKIFGLMPHPERFCENILGSDIGLKMFKGFIS, from the coding sequence ATGAAAGTAGCGATCATTCAATTTCCTGGGACAAATTGCGAATTAGACACAGCTTATGCTTTTGAAAAAATTGGCGCAAAAACTCAAATCGTTTGGCACGAAGAAACAGATTTTAGTGCAGATTTGATCGTCTTGCCTGGTGGGTTTGCCTATGGAGACTATCTAAGATGTGCTGCAATTGCCAAATTTGCACCTGCAATGAAAACCGTATTAGAACATATTCAAAAAGGCGGATATGTTCTAGGAATTTGCAACGGTTTTCAAGTGCTTTTAGAAATGAAGCTTTTAAAAGGCGCTATGAAACATAACAATTCTTTAAATTTCATATCCAAAATTCAAAAATTAAAAGTTATTTCAAACAACAATGCTTTTTTAAAAAACTTCAAATCTAATGAAATTATAGAACTTCCTATAGCACATGGAGAAGGGAATTATTTTATCGACAATGATGGCTTAAAAGAACTCTATGATAAAGATATGGTTATTTTAAAATATATTGAAAATCCAAATGGTTCAGTTGATGATATAGCTGGGATTTGTGATGAAAATAAAAAAATATTTGGACTTATGCCACATCCTGAGAGATTTTGTGAAAATATCCTAGGTAGTGATATCGGTCTTAAAATGTTTAAAGGTTTTATATCTTGA
- a CDS encoding SH3 domain-containing protein, which yields MKFLFYLFFSFTILFAQMQENSVFEQNSKTINPQEIYKHISPSDELGNYEENIKDPFIPSGVLALNVQDYKTSVLVDEVFAIVLNAQTNENTDFDFLVELEKTDDLIFLNPDLKWIKNGNTYTATLWFQAKTSNANLSKISVFLSRNKEVFQEASLLINPIKFEKVDSDKNYSHIVADSLNVGKVKTSYFDDKNVIMMVELNATNANLQNFNIANITKQGIENFKGDYNASSAFYFAVFSPSKSNFEFSYFNTQTMKLETINLKVEISEESISTQSDLNPRSNSLVFYKQIALWILTFICIAIFIFKKKFIILGLGIIFLIWSFLINSNTQTAILKANSRAKILPTSQSTYFYTNTQEERVEILNTRDNNYTKVIFSNGKIGWVENENLRKD from the coding sequence TTGAAATTTTTATTTTATTTATTTTTTAGTTTCACGATTCTTTTTGCTCAAATGCAAGAAAATAGCGTATTTGAGCAAAATTCCAAAACAATAAATCCTCAAGAAATTTACAAACACATTTCACCAAGTGATGAATTAGGAAATTATGAAGAAAACATCAAAGATCCCTTCATTCCATCTGGAGTTTTAGCACTTAATGTGCAAGATTACAAAACATCTGTTTTAGTGGATGAAGTATTTGCAATTGTCCTAAATGCACAAACAAATGAAAACACGGATTTTGATTTTCTTGTAGAACTTGAAAAAACAGATGATTTAATTTTTTTAAACCCCGATCTAAAATGGATTAAAAATGGAAATACCTACACAGCAACCCTTTGGTTTCAAGCTAAAACATCCAATGCAAACTTAAGTAAAATTTCTGTATTTTTAAGTCGCAATAAAGAAGTATTCCAAGAAGCTAGCTTATTGATTAATCCTATTAAATTCGAAAAAGTTGATTCGGACAAAAATTACTCACATATTGTGGCCGACAGTTTAAATGTAGGAAAAGTTAAAACAAGCTATTTTGATGATAAAAATGTCATTATGATGGTTGAATTAAATGCTACAAATGCCAATTTACAAAATTTTAATATTGCTAATATCACAAAACAAGGAATAGAAAACTTCAAAGGCGATTATAACGCGTCAAGTGCTTTTTATTTCGCGGTTTTTAGCCCTTCAAAAAGCAATTTTGAATTTTCATATTTTAACACTCAAACTATGAAGCTAGAAACTATCAATTTAAAGGTTGAAATCAGTGAAGAAAGCATTAGTACTCAAAGTGATTTAAATCCCAGAAGTAATAGTTTAGTATTTTACAAACAAATTGCATTATGGATCTTAACTTTTATTTGTATTGCAATCTTTATATTTAAAAAAAAATTTATTATCTTAGGACTAGGAATTATTTTTCTTATCTGGAGTTTTTTAATCAATTCCAACACACAAACTGCAATATTAAAAGCCAATTCAAGAGCTAAAATTTTACCTACAAGCCAATCAACATATTTTTATACAAATACGCAAGAAGAACGAGTGGAAATTTTAAATACGAGAGATAATAACTATACAAAAGTGATCTTTTCAAATGGAAAAATAGGATGGGTAGAAAATGAAAATTTGCGCAAGGATTAA
- the purC gene encoding phosphoribosylaminoimidazolesuccinocarboxamide synthase, which yields MTKKELLYEGKGKKMFKTENEDLLITEFKDDLTAFNAEKKGNEAGKGALNCKISTEIFHLLEKEGIKTHLVETISDNEQIVKKCQIIPIEVIVRNVATGSLTKRFGIKEGTILPFALVEFCLKDDALGDPMINDEHCIVLNLVKDAKDLEVIKNIARKINSILVKFFDEKNLRLIDFKIELGWTKEGEIVLADEISPDSCRFWDKATNEKLDKDRFRQDLGNVKMAYEEVLRRILN from the coding sequence ATGACAAAAAAAGAATTGCTTTACGAAGGCAAAGGTAAAAAAATGTTTAAAACAGAAAATGAAGATTTGCTCATTACTGAATTTAAAGACGATCTTACTGCTTTTAATGCAGAAAAAAAGGGAAATGAGGCAGGAAAAGGTGCGCTAAATTGTAAAATAAGCACTGAAATTTTTCACCTATTAGAAAAAGAAGGTATTAAAACGCATTTGGTTGAAACTATTAGCGATAATGAACAAATCGTTAAAAAATGTCAAATCATTCCTATAGAAGTCATCGTACGTAATGTTGCAACTGGCTCACTTACAAAAAGATTTGGTATCAAAGAAGGCACGATTTTACCTTTTGCTTTGGTTGAATTCTGCTTAAAAGATGATGCTTTAGGCGATCCAATGATTAATGATGAGCATTGTATTGTACTAAATTTAGTTAAAGATGCAAAAGATCTTGAAGTTATTAAAAATATTGCCAGAAAAATCAATTCTATTCTTGTAAAATTCTTTGATGAAAAGAATTTAAGACTTATTGATTTTAAAATCGAATTAGGCTGGACAAAAGAAGGTGAAATAGTCCTTGCTGATGAAATCAGTCCAGATAGCTGTAGATTTTGGGATAAAGCTACAAACGAAAAGCTTGATAAAGATAGATTCAGACAAGATTTAGGAAATGTAAAAATGGCTTATGAAGAAGTTTTAAGAAGAATTTTAAATTAA
- a CDS encoding DegQ family serine endoprotease, with product MLKKIILSTTIASCLFAANIAFNEADSKVERIDANGQNSGVLSYHNAIKDVKKSVVNISTSRTVTRSNQLGIEDFFNDPYFKQFFGFNFPQPQNKPNKEVVNSLGSGVVISDNGYIITNNHVVENADVINVSLPDSDIEYKAKLIGTDPKTDLAVIKIEANNLSAVTFADSDELMEGDVVFALGNPFGVGSSVTSGIISALNKNNIGLNQYENFIQTDASINPGNSGGALVDSRGYLVGINSAILSRGGGNNGIGFAIPSNMAKDIAKKLIEKGKVERGILGVTIAALSKDSKKVYKNQEGALITSVEKGSSADIGGLKRGDLVLKVNEKTIKNPTDLKNYIGTLEPNKKLTVSYERDGNINTTSFVLKGDKDSSGIVKDVIQGLKLHELDANLRSRLKIPTNINGVVVVEVAQKSKAFELGFKAGDLIIAVEQTEIKNLKELEQALNKLAKNTPAKIWIYRDGYAQLLILK from the coding sequence ATGTTAAAAAAAATAATTTTATCAACCACGATAGCAAGTTGTCTTTTTGCGGCAAATATTGCTTTTAATGAAGCAGATTCTAAAGTGGAACGCATTGATGCAAATGGACAAAATTCTGGTGTTTTATCTTATCATAATGCTATTAAAGATGTTAAAAAATCGGTTGTGAATATTTCTACTTCAAGAACGGTTACTAGATCAAATCAGCTAGGTATTGAAGATTTTTTTAATGATCCATATTTTAAACAATTTTTCGGTTTTAATTTTCCGCAACCTCAAAACAAACCCAATAAAGAAGTTGTGAATTCTTTAGGCTCTGGTGTGGTTATTTCTGATAATGGTTATATTATTACCAATAATCATGTGGTTGAAAATGCTGATGTGATTAATGTAAGCTTGCCTGATAGCGACATAGAGTATAAAGCAAAATTAATAGGAACAGATCCAAAGACAGATTTGGCGGTGATTAAAATTGAAGCCAATAATCTTTCAGCGGTTACTTTTGCTGATTCTGATGAGTTGATGGAAGGAGATGTAGTATTTGCTTTGGGAAATCCTTTTGGTGTCGGTAGTAGCGTTACAAGCGGGATTATTTCAGCACTTAATAAAAATAATATTGGTTTGAATCAATATGAAAATTTTATCCAAACTGATGCTTCTATTAATCCTGGGAATTCAGGTGGTGCTTTAGTGGATAGTAGGGGATATTTAGTGGGGATTAATTCTGCTATTCTTTCTCGCGGGGGAGGAAATAATGGCATAGGCTTTGCTATCCCTTCTAATATGGCAAAAGATATAGCGAAAAAACTTATAGAAAAGGGTAAAGTAGAAAGAGGAATTTTAGGTGTTACTATTGCTGCTTTATCTAAAGATTCTAAAAAAGTATATAAAAATCAAGAAGGTGCGTTAATTACTAGCGTAGAAAAAGGATCTTCTGCGGATATAGGTGGCTTAAAAAGAGGAGACTTGGTGCTTAAAGTGAATGAAAAAACCATTAAAAATCCTACAGATTTAAAAAATTATATTGGCACTTTAGAACCAAATAAAAAACTTACTGTAAGCTATGAAAGAGATGGAAATATCAATACGACAAGTTTTGTTCTTAAAGGCGATAAAGATAGTTCAGGTATTGTAAAAGATGTGATACAAGGCTTGAAACTTCACGAACTTGATGCGAATTTAAGATCGAGACTAAAAATTCCAACTAATATTAATGGGGTTGTAGTGGTTGAGGTTGCGCAAAAATCTAAAGCCTTTGAGCTTGGTTTTAAAGCGGGAGATCTTATCATTGCTGTTGAGCAAACTGAGATTAAAAATTTAAAAGAATTAGAGCAAGCTTTGAATAAACTTGCTAAAAATACTCCGGCTAAAATTTGGATTTATAGAGATGGCTATGCCCAATTGCTTATTTTAAAATAA
- a CDS encoding lysophospholipid acyltransferase family protein — MKICARIKYFFFLFEFIFSVILVLILFCFSNSQSFLWKIRKKWAKLQKKFLNYRIKLVGNFNPEAKMLIINHQSMLDIIALEDIYPKNLCWIAKKELGEIPIFKIAMKKPKLLCIDRKNPRDLVRILKEAKQRLGENRILAIFPEGTRSKAQKLLKFQSGAKVLSEKLNLKVQPILIVDSAKILDTKNFSAKSGTLKIICMNLVDTNDEKWLENTRKKMQELLDKERAKLC; from the coding sequence ATGAAAATTTGCGCAAGGATTAAGTATTTTTTCTTTCTCTTTGAATTTATTTTCAGTGTTATTTTGGTTTTAATCTTATTTTGTTTCTCTAATTCGCAATCTTTTTTATGGAAAATAAGAAAAAAATGGGCAAAATTACAAAAAAAATTTCTTAATTATAGAATTAAACTCGTTGGAAATTTTAATCCAGAAGCAAAAATGCTAATCATTAACCATCAAAGTATGCTAGATATTATAGCCTTAGAAGATATTTATCCTAAAAATTTGTGCTGGATTGCCAAAAAAGAATTAGGTGAAATTCCTATCTTTAAAATCGCAATGAAAAAACCCAAACTTCTTTGTATAGATAGAAAAAATCCTCGTGATTTAGTGCGTATTTTAAAAGAAGCAAAACAAAGACTTGGGGAAAATAGAATATTGGCAATTTTTCCAGAGGGAACAAGATCTAAAGCTCAAAAACTGCTTAAATTTCAAAGCGGTGCTAAAGTTTTAAGTGAAAAACTGAATTTAAAAGTCCAACCTATTTTAATCGTAGATTCTGCAAAAATTTTAGATACAAAAAATTTCAGCGCAAAAAGCGGAACGCTTAAAATTATCTGCATGAATTTAGTAGATACCAATGATGAAAAATGGCTTGAAAATACAAGAAAAAAAATGCAAGAGCTTTTAGATAAAGAAAGGGCAAAACTATGCTAA
- a CDS encoding rhodanese-like domain-containing protein, whose protein sequence is MIENIPASIWTKQDLSEYQIFDVRTPAEWEEDGILDGAICVAMHDNRGILNADFIKDLKPLLPKDDKKIAFICHSGHRSRFACELLLQELGIASVNLDGGMQALN, encoded by the coding sequence ATGATAGAAAATATCCCTGCGAGCATTTGGACTAAGCAAGATTTAAGCGAATATCAAATTTTTGATGTTCGCACTCCAGCTGAATGGGAAGAAGATGGGATATTAGATGGAGCTATTTGCGTGGCAATGCATGATAATCGCGGAATTTTAAATGCTGATTTTATAAAAGATTTAAAACCCCTACTTCCAAAAGATGATAAAAAAATCGCTTTTATTTGTCACAGTGGACACAGAAGTAGATTTGCGTGCGAATTGCTTTTGCAAGAATTAGGCATTGCTAGTGTAAATTTAGATGGTGGAATGCAAGCTTTAAATTAA
- the purS gene encoding phosphoribosylformylglycinamidine synthase subunit PurS, which translates to MRITINVFLKNGVLDPQGKATQKALHSLNFNNIKEVKIAKQIQIELDEKDKEKAKKQVEAMCSELLVNSVIEDYEIIL; encoded by the coding sequence ATGAGAATTACAATTAATGTTTTTTTAAAAAATGGTGTTTTAGATCCTCAAGGTAAAGCAACTCAAAAAGCTTTGCATTCTCTTAATTTCAATAACATAAAAGAAGTAAAAATCGCCAAACAAATTCAAATCGAACTTGATGAAAAAGATAAAGAAAAAGCAAAAAAACAAGTTGAAGCTATGTGTAGTGAGCTTTTGGTCAATAGTGTTATAGAAGATTATGAGATTATACTATGA
- the htpG gene encoding molecular chaperone HtpG produces MQFQTEVNQLLQLMIHSLYSNKEIFLRELVSNASDALDKLNFLSVSDDKYKSLKFEPKIEIKVDKDKKILTISDNGIGMNKDDLINHLGTIAKSGTKSFLENLSGDAKKDSQLIGQFGVGFYSAFMVAEKIEVLSKKALDEKAYLWTSDANGYEIEDSTKEEQGTTITLHLKDDEFANSYRIESIIEKYSNHIQFPIFMEKEEFTPAKEGEEEGKTELKISQINKANALWRMQKSSLKIEDYERFYEQNFHDSNKPLLYLHTKSEGKLEYNSLFFIPQNAPFDLYRVDYQSGLKLYVKRVFISDDDKELLPTYLRFVRGIIDVEDLPLNVSREILQENQILKGVKEASVKKILSELEKLKNKDKEKYLSFFKNFGKVLKEGLYGFGGEKESLLKLMLYKSTKGENLRSLEEYKNDLQNEQKEIFYITGNNESLLRNSPLLEEYKQKGIEVLLMDDEIDSLVTPMLGEYEGLKFVAINQVEDKNELSDEEKNEFAPLVAKFKELLKDQVEDVRLTSRLKDSPSCIVYDKNKPDFAMQQLLKQMGQEQTFKPILEINPKHAIFTGLKNNETFSADIATLVLNMAKLSEGMGVDNPAEFNASLTKIITKAFS; encoded by the coding sequence ATGCAGTTTCAAACTGAAGTCAATCAACTTTTACAACTAATGATACATTCTTTATATTCTAACAAGGAAATTTTTCTAAGAGAACTTGTTTCAAATGCAAGCGATGCTTTAGATAAACTTAACTTTTTAAGCGTCAGTGACGATAAATACAAAAGCTTAAAATTTGAACCAAAAATAGAAATCAAGGTTGATAAAGATAAAAAAATTCTCACTATTAGTGACAATGGTATAGGTATGAACAAAGATGATCTTATCAACCATCTTGGAACTATTGCAAAAAGTGGCACAAAAAGCTTTTTAGAAAATTTAAGCGGTGATGCCAAAAAAGACTCTCAACTAATTGGGCAGTTTGGTGTTGGCTTTTACTCTGCTTTTATGGTAGCGGAAAAAATCGAAGTTTTAAGTAAAAAAGCCTTAGATGAAAAGGCGTATTTATGGACTTCTGATGCAAATGGCTATGAGATAGAAGATTCTACAAAAGAAGAGCAAGGCACGACAATAACTTTACATTTAAAAGATGACGAATTTGCAAATTCTTATAGAATTGAAAGCATTATAGAAAAATATTCCAATCATATACAATTTCCAATTTTTATGGAAAAAGAAGAATTTACCCCTGCAAAAGAAGGCGAAGAAGAAGGGAAAACCGAGCTTAAAATTTCACAAATTAATAAAGCAAATGCTTTATGGAGAATGCAAAAATCAAGCCTTAAAATTGAAGATTATGAAAGATTTTACGAGCAAAATTTTCACGATTCAAACAAACCTTTACTTTATCTCCATACTAAAAGCGAAGGAAAATTAGAATACAATTCCTTATTTTTCATCCCACAAAATGCACCTTTTGATCTTTATCGTGTGGATTATCAAAGCGGATTAAAACTTTATGTAAAACGCGTATTTATTAGCGATGATGATAAAGAATTATTGCCAACTTATTTGCGCTTTGTGCGCGGAATTATCGATGTGGAAGATTTGCCGCTTAATGTGAGTCGCGAAATTTTACAAGAAAATCAAATTTTAAAAGGTGTCAAAGAGGCTAGTGTTAAAAAAATACTTAGCGAACTTGAAAAGCTTAAAAATAAAGATAAGGAAAAATATTTATCTTTCTTCAAAAACTTTGGAAAAGTTTTAAAAGAAGGACTTTATGGTTTCGGCGGAGAAAAAGAAAGCTTGCTAAAACTTATGCTTTATAAAAGCACTAAAGGTGAAAATTTGCGTTCTTTAGAAGAATATAAAAATGACTTACAAAATGAACAAAAAGAAATTTTTTATATCACGGGAAATAATGAAAGTCTGCTTAGAAATTCGCCCTTACTTGAGGAATATAAACAAAAGGGTATAGAAGTATTGCTTATGGATGATGAGATTGACTCTTTAGTAACCCCAATGCTTGGAGAATACGAGGGCTTAAAATTTGTAGCCATTAATCAAGTTGAGGATAAAAATGAATTAAGCGATGAAGAAAAAAATGAATTTGCACCACTTGTAGCCAAATTTAAAGAGCTTTTAAAAGATCAAGTTGAAGATGTCCGTCTTACAAGCCGTTTAAAAGATAGTCCAAGTTGTATAGTTTATGATAAAAATAAACCTGATTTTGCTATGCAGCAGCTTTTAAAACAAATGGGACAAGAGCAAACTTTTAAGCCTATTTTGGAAATCAATCCAAAACATGCGATTTTTACAGGTCTTAAAAATAATGAAACTTTTAGTGCAGATATAGCGACTTTGGTTTTAAACATGGCTAAACTTAGCGAAGGTATGGGTGTGGATAATCCAGCTGAGTTTAACGCAAGTCTTACAAAAATTATCACTAAGGCTTTTTCATGA
- the crcB gene encoding fluoride efflux transporter CrcB — protein sequence MLNTILVVGFGGFLGAILRMFAINLVNKFLPHSISFGTLFVNVFGSFIIGLLFSYAQNKGLSPLLKSFISTGILGAFTTFSTFSYENLLFLQSGNYLNFTLNILSNVTLCLLAVWLGFLIFK from the coding sequence ATGCTAAATACTATTTTAGTTGTCGGTTTTGGTGGATTTTTGGGTGCTATCTTAAGAATGTTTGCTATTAATTTAGTTAATAAATTCTTACCTCATTCAATTAGCTTCGGTACTCTTTTTGTTAATGTTTTTGGTTCTTTTATCATAGGACTTTTATTTTCTTATGCTCAAAATAAAGGCTTATCTCCACTTCTTAAAAGCTTTATTAGCACAGGAATTTTAGGAGCCTTTACAACTTTCTCGACTTTTTCCTATGAAAATTTATTATTTTTGCAAAGCGGAAATTATTTAAATTTTACTTTAAATATTTTATCAAATGTGACACTTTGCTTACTTGCCGTTTGGCTTGGTTTTTTAATTTTTAAATGA